TGGACAATGATTTTGAGCCGAAGTATATTGTGGACAAGGACAAAAAAGCCTTGGTCAAAAAATTAAAGGATTTAGCAAAGAAAGCCGAAGTTATATGGCTAGCGAGTGATGAGGACCGTGAAGGGGAAGCTATATCTTGGCATCTGGCAGAAGAGCTTGGTCTGGATAAAAAGAAGACCAAACGAATAGTCTTTAACTCTGTAACCAAAGCAGCAATCCAGAAAGCTATTGAGAATCCAAGGGAGATAAACTATAACTTGGTAAATGCGCAACAGGCCCGTAGGGTGTTGGACCGTTTGGTAGGATACCAGTTATCTCCTGTATTGTGGAAAAAAATAAAGCCCGGACTATCTGCGGGTAGAGTTCAATCTGTTGCAGTAAGACTTATTGTTGAGCGAGAAAGAAGTATCGAAGCTTTTACTCCAGAAGCTTCCTTTAGAATAGCGGCAGAATTTAAAACAAGCTCGGGAAGCAGTTTTTCGGCCAAATTGGGTAAGACATTCGCTTCCAAAGAAGAAGCACAAACGTTTTTGGAAAAGAATATTGGTGCTGATTTTTCGGTAAGTAAACTGGATAAGAAACCAGCTAAAAAATCACCCTCCGCACCTTTTACCACATCAACGTTGCAACAAGAGGCCTCGCGAAAACTATACTTTTCCGTAGGAAGAACAATGCAGGTAGCGCAGCGTTTATATGAGGCCGGACTCATTACCTATATGAGAACCGATAGTGTGAACCTCTCTAAGGAAGCGGTGAACGGTGCCAAAGATGCTATCGTAAAAAACTATGGGGAAAAATATAGTAAGGTCAGAAGCTTCACTGGAAAATCAAAAGGAGCTCAGGAGGCACATGAAGCGGTGAGACCTACCAATTTAGAGAATCAATCCCCTTCCTTGGAACGGGACCAATCTAAATTATACGACCTTATCTGGAAAAGAACTATTGCTTCTCAGATGAGTGATGCCGAATTGGAACGTACCAATGTGAAGATAAAGGCAAGCAAGCATCCGGAGGAATTTACGGCTAACGGAGAGGTTATAAAGTTTGATGGTTTCCTAAAAGTGTATATGGAAGGTGTTGATGAGGAGGACCTTGCTGAAGAGCAGGAGGGCATGTTGCCAGCAATGAAGGTTGGGGAGGCCTTGCAAAACATATTCATAACCGCGACAGAAAGGTTTTCTAGGGCACCCTATCGCTTTACCGAAGCATCATTGGTAAAGAAGCTAGAAGAATTAGGTATAGGAAGACCATCTACGTATGCCCCCACCATTT
This genomic window from Maribacter sp. MJ134 contains:
- the topA gene encoding type I DNA topoisomerase, encoding MAKNLVIVESPAKAKTIEKFLGKDFKVESSFGHIADLPSKELGVDVDNDFEPKYIVDKDKKALVKKLKDLAKKAEVIWLASDEDREGEAISWHLAEELGLDKKKTKRIVFNSVTKAAIQKAIENPREINYNLVNAQQARRVLDRLVGYQLSPVLWKKIKPGLSAGRVQSVAVRLIVERERSIEAFTPEASFRIAAEFKTSSGSSFSAKLGKTFASKEEAQTFLEKNIGADFSVSKLDKKPAKKSPSAPFTTSTLQQEASRKLYFSVGRTMQVAQRLYEAGLITYMRTDSVNLSKEAVNGAKDAIVKNYGEKYSKVRSFTGKSKGAQEAHEAVRPTNLENQSPSLERDQSKLYDLIWKRTIASQMSDAELERTNVKIKASKHPEEFTANGEVIKFDGFLKVYMEGVDEEDLAEEQEGMLPAMKVGEALQNIFITATERFSRAPYRFTEASLVKKLEELGIGRPSTYAPTISTILNRGYVEKGTIEGKERKYVQLLLESDNIKVKNLSENVGSDKGKMVPTDIGMIVTDFLVANFANILDYNFTAQVEEDFDEIASGEEDWKKMMKSFYKDFHPNVLDVEENADRASGERILGKDPKTGKQVSVRLGRFGPMVQVGTVDDEEKPTFASLLPDQSLNTITYEEAMDLFKLPRKLGVYEGEEVEANVGRFGPYVKFGKKFISMEKSDDPMEIDMDRAVELIVAKQKADAPIAQYEGKDVQKGTGRFGPFIKWDGMFINVNKKYDFDNLSYDDIVELIEVKKQKEIDKVVQNWEEEGIRIEKARWGRHNIIKGKIKVELAKTVDATKMTLKEASALIEKKTPKKKAKAKPKAKAKKK